The genomic segment CCGTCTCTGATCATCGGCGATCGCCTGGATCACAAGCAGCAGGCTGTGCTGAAAATCAAAGTTGAGTGCTGGATTACCCCAGTCTTCCCACAACGCCGAACAGAGTCCACGAACGCTTTCGGGGTCGATGTTTTCAAAGCTGGTCAGTTCCGTGATCCGTTGATTCATCGCCTGAATCGCATCGCCCATGTCCGACGTGTATTCACCGGGCACCGCTCGGGGGACGCGGCCTGACGGAGGCCAAGCGCTAGCATTCGCCATTGGGACCGAGACCGAGGAAAGACTCAATACGCCCAAAACTCTGCACGTAATGGTACTCGACATGTTCTTCCTCCACGGACCGCGTATCCATGAGCAAAGGGCGTTCACATGGTGCGATCACCTTCACCTTCACCAGGGAATTGTCCTGCAAAGCGCGAAGCATCCGCGCCTGCAGGCAGCCCGCGCAATGGGGTTGGGAATCAGATTACAGGCAATCAAGCACGCCCGAACACAAAGCGGTCCCGCCTCGGAGTCGCCGTAACCGATTTCGAGCGCAACTCGTGGCTCTTCCGCAACAACCTGCAGCGTCGGTCCAAACACGAACACGCACACGAGACACAAGCAAACCGTAAGCAAGCATAAACTCAATGGTTTCGACCGCATGGGAATCCTCCGTACCGGCCGTTCAGTTCCGCGTCGGGCTCCGCCCCGTTTGGGGGCGTCGCGGCCCCCACGCCATGCGCGATCCACGCCGCGAACGCCGCGGCGCACGCGGGCAAGCGCGATCTGAAACGTCGCGTGGCGATGTCGTCTGGGATTCGAACCGAAGAACGGAAGCAACCGACCGTTCACGACCATAACTCCTCCTCGTCGCCGCCGGTTCAGGCGCGAGCAGGAATACGTCACAAACGCCCTGCGGACCGCCTGCGAGGCGTCCATGAGCACCTGATAATATACCCCTCCCCCCCCACCGCCGTGTCAAGACCTTTCGCAGATTTTTTTCAACCGGCTGGAATGGCCTTCGGGGCCTGGGGCTGCATGTTGTCTCACATCATACTGGAAGCGGCGTTGATGGACGGCCTCGATCAGCGTGGCGGCGTGCTCCTCGTTCTGGAGGATGACGCCCTCTTTCCCCCGGACTTCGCGGAAAAAGGCCAGCGGTTCATCGCCGCACTGCCGCGCGATTGGGAGCAGGTCTATTTCGGCGGCCAACATCGGGGCATGCGCGTTCGTCCCCCCAAGCGGATCAACGACGAGGTGATCCGGCCCTTCATGGTCAATCGCACGCAGGCCTACGCCGTGCGCGGTTCGTTCATCCTCACGCTGTACCGCCATCTGTGCGACTGGCCGACGCATTCGCGGCATCCTCGGCACCACGTCGATCATCGCATGGAGCTGCTGCACAGCACGGGCCGACACAACGTCTATGCCCCGACGCGCTGGATCATCGGCCAGGCCGGCGGCAAGAGCGACGTCTGCGGCCGCGTGGCCCAGGACCGCTTCTGGAACTTCCACGTCGCCGGCCGCCGCCGCATGAAACCGTCCGGCACGGCCCGCAAGCCGCCGGTGTGGGTCATTGGCCTGCACCGCTCGGGCTCTTCGGTGACCGCCGGCATCCTGCACAAGCTCGGCGTCAACATGGGCAATCGCCTGATCGGCTACGAGAATCGCGGCACCGGCGGCTTCGAGGCCCGGGGCCTGGCGAAGATCTGCGAGCGGGCCTACCCGTTCCCCGCGACCGAGCCGGCCGTCGATCCGGCCGTGACGAAGCGCCAGCTCCGCGCCTGGCTTGATCACCGCCTGCGCGAGGCCGCCCATCGCGGCACCGTAGCCGGCGGCAAGTACCCGCACCTGTGCTTCCTTGTAGACGTGCTGCTGGAACTGGAACCGGAGAGCCGCTTCATCCACATCGACCGCCCGCTCGACGAGTCGATCTGCTCCCTCACCGACCGCTCCACGAAGGCACGCGGCTGGCTCCGCGCAACGCCGAATCAGTGCGAACAGCTCCAACGCGCCCTCAATGCCGCCAAACGTGACGCGCTGGCGAAAGTCTCACCGGATCGCGTGCTCACGATTCGCTATCACGACCTGCTTGCCGATCCGGCCTCACACGTCGACGGAGTGATGGAATTCTTGAGCCTCGCCGTCCGCCCGGAGCAGCGCCAGGCGGCGATTGCCCTCGTGGAGCCTCACCGCAAGACCCATTGACTGTGCATTGCGGAGTCTGAATCTGCGAGACACGATGCCCACTAATCAAACTAGCGCCTCGCTGCAAACAATCCTTGGGTTTGCGTGGTCCTGAAGCGCCACACTTCTGCGATCCGCGATCTCTCGCATGTTATGCTGGTGGTAGATTCGCGCCAGGTTCTTCAAGAGCGATTCGCCCATCACTCCATTTCGTCGCAAGATATTCAGCTCCCTGTTTATCGCGGTCGTGATCGGCTGGCGAAAGGACGCCTCCAGAACGTTAATCTGTGCCTTCGTGTCCTCGTCACGAATCCCGCCGAAGAGCGTGCGCAGCTCCCGCAGGATGTACCGTTGTGCAATCGTGAGGGAAAGCGTGTGCTCACGCTCCGATTGCCGGTGCCGGACTTCCTCTGCGAAACGGCGAAGCACCCGCATGACTGCCGCGTTGTATTCCATAGGAAGCGGCGCAGCAGAAGCATCCGGTGTACATTTGAGTTTTGCCAGAATCCGTGGAATCTCGCGTGAAACAACTTCGCCACTCTCGTCTACCAGGAACAGCTGCTGATAACGACCGGCTTGGCAAAGCGCGAACAGCCCTTTTGCATCGCTCGACATGGCACTGCGGATGCCGTCTCGAAGGTCCCCAATTCGCTCGTACTCCCCAGGATTCTCGCTGCGAAGCTGTCGCAGCAGCTCCTCCGCCTCATTCAAATCAATGAATTCCTCTTCTTCCTCCTCGAACAAGCTCAGTTGCCCGCCCTTCTGTTCGTAAATTGCGTACATCGCCTCTTCGTTGAGTCGCTCGGCCGGATCGAGAATCGCGGCGTCCTCGCCGATTGAGTCGTGAATTTCCTGAATTCGATTCCGGAGCTTCTCGCGTAGCCGAAGCGTCCGTTCAATTCCTGTCTCCGGCAAGAAGTTATAGCCGAAAATCACGTCGTGCTCCGATCCAATCCGATCAATTCGACCGAAGCGTTGAATCAACCGCACAGGATTCCAGTGCAGGTCGTAGTTCACAATCGTGTTGCAGTCCTGTAGATTGAGACCCTCCGCAAGCACGTCCGTCGCCACGACCAACATTAACTCCGCTTCGCCCGATGCAAACCGATATTCGGGATTGGCCTTCGGTGCAAAACGACCGACGACGCGCGTTTTGCTCTTGTCGCCGCTGAAAATTACGTCGATGTCGTGTCGCTTCTGTCCCGGATTCACATTCTCATACACATACCGGGCCGTGTCCGCGTACTGCGTGAAAATGAGGCACTTACCGTCCTTCAATGGCGTCCGTCCAAGATGGCGCAGCAAAGTCTGCAGTTTTGCATCCTTGTCGGGCGTAATGGGGGCGACCAGCGCAAGAATCTTGCGGAGCAAAGCAATGTCGTGCTCGATGTCCCTTGACAAGCGGTCCAGGTCGAAATCACCCGCATCGTATCGCATGGGCAGGCCGCGCAACGCGTCAAGAATCTCCGCCTCTTCGAGATGATCGGACTCGTAAAGGATGGCCTGCGCGTCCTCACCCGCCGGAACGAACCCTTCGCCCGTTGCTGCTAGAAACACTTCATGCACGCGGAGCAGACGACGCACCGTTTCCCGGAAGGCATAGACGCTTGACTCGAATCGCTTGAACAGCAGAATGCGAATCAAGCCACGCAGATTAGCGCCGGCCCGATGCAAGCTGGCATACGGTTCACGATCTCGCTTTCGTTCAATGACATAGTGCCAGAGGCCATACCGCGCATACGACAACTCGCCCTCCAGCGGCACGGCCAACTGGGAACGCCGTGACTTTCCGAGATAGCCGCGAAGCTCTTGGTACAGGCCCTGGTAGGTCTCCTCAATGCTGTACTCAACGGTCTTCAATTCGCGGCGTGGAAAAAACTGGTGCCGACCGGCGACGAGCACGTATGCCCGTCGCTTGCCGTCCAGGTAATCCTTGAATTGCGATGGATCAACCGGTTCATGCGTCTTCGAGTCAAAACCGTACCAGCGGAGAATATGGTTCCGCGTTCGGCGAATGAGAACGTGTGCGAGCAAGTCTGGAAGCTTCTTCTCGCCGCGCTCCACCAGGCGAAAAAACTCGCGCAGGTTGGGAGGGTCAACTGGCAAGTCGGTTACGTCGTCCTGATGGAACAATTTGATCTGGTGATAGACATCATGTGCGCTTTTGTTACGCGGGGTTGCCGTAAGGAAGCATGTCCGTCGTCCTGTGGCCAGGAAGCCCTCGACGAGCTTGTAGCGTTGCGTGTCGGGATGTCTGAGGTTGTGGCTTTCATCGATGAGAACAAAATCGCGGTCGCGGTACTTTATGTCTTCCAAAAGGAAGTTCACCGAACCATTCGATTCCTCTCGCAGAAGCCCCATCGAGAGAACGCGAGCGTTCAGGTGATAAACTTCGTTGTACGTCTCCCACATATCGACCAGGGGGGCCGGACAAATAATGAGTGGTCGTGCGTGCTCGGTGCGCTCAAAATGCTTGAGGATCGCTGCACCGATGTAGGACTTGCCGAGCCCGACGACGTCTGAAATGAAAACGCCGCCGACGTCGCGGATCACTTGGAGCGCCTGTCTTACTGCGACTCGCTGAAAATCGGCGAGCCGAGCGGTAATCTCGTCATCCCAGAGGATTTCACGGTCTTCGCCGCCCTCCAGGCGATCCTTGACCAGCGAGTACAGGGTCTTCATGTAAATGTCGTACGGCCGCACCGCAGCGACGGCCCAGGACTCGCGCATCTCGGCCATCAACGCTTCGTCGAATTCCTGCGACTCCCCCCAAAGCGCCTCAAACCAGTTGACCAACTGTTCATGATTCGCATTGCCGTGGACCACAACGTTTAGTTCGGTATTGTGCGTTACACCGGCGAGCGTGAGGTTCGACGATCCGACAATTGCGATACCGTTTTCCTGCCGGTCCGTCGGTCTTCCACCGCGGTCAAATACCTGTCCGTAGTCGAAGATGTAGGCTTTGGCATGAAGCCTTCCCTTCGTGTAGACCTTCACTTTCAATCGCTTCTCTTCAATCATCCGAACAAGCTCGCGGACGAGGGCCTGGCCGTCATCGGTCTGATCCATGAGTTCCACGGCGGTGCGGAGGTTCTCGGATGTCTCGGTTGTCATCTGGCGCACGTCCGTGCGCTTTGGATATGCTTGCGCCTCGGCGGCGTCGGCGACGAGATCAAGTCGGTGGTAGCCTTCGGCGAGCTGTTCAAGGGTCTGTCGGTTGGTCGTGTTTCCGATCAACAGGCGAAGCTCCTTTACGTTGCGAAGCTGTCCCGCAATTGCCGTCAACCCGGAAACGAAGAAATAGCCAACCGCGAAGCGCGCCGCTTCGGTCGTGCCCAGAATTCGGTTGATCTGGTCGACTAGTCGTTGGTCCCTGTTGTCGATGATGTCGTGGCTCATTGGGATGCCATCTTATCTGAGGAAGCCGCATAATCCCAACCGTTGCGGACATTCGATAGCAGTCGCTGAATCTTCGCCATCGCGCCGACCTCGATTTGTCGCACACGCTCCCGCGTCAGACCGAGCTGCTGTCCAAGCTCCTCGAGCGTCGGGGCTTCACCCCCGTCGGCCAGCCCAAGTCGATGCCGAATGATCGTGGCGTCGCGCTCGCGCAGCGTGCCCAACGCGTTCTCCAGCGTTCGCTCAAAGTCCTCGCGTTCGATTCGCGTACTTGGATGGTCGTCTGGGTGCGGTGTCGAGACACTGGAGAGTCCAATGGTTTGTTCGCGGACATGGACGCCGGTTCGAAATGCAGCCCGCGCATGTCGAAGGTGACGCGCCTGTTTTCGGCTCAGCCCCAGCTCGCGATCAACGCGGCGCGGCGTGGGCGGCGCAGCCGGATCGCGAGTCAAACGCCGCTCGGCTTGCTTCCAACGCGCGTGCAGCTCGAACAGGTATGCCGGGACCGTGATCAGAAGCGGTTGTTCGAGCACGGCGCGAGCGAGGACTTGTCGAATCCAATAGGTCGCATACGTCGAAAGCCTCGCCCCCTTGGTCGGATCGAATCGATCAACCGCGAGAATCAGGCCGATACAGCCCTCCTGGATCAGGTCATCCAAGTCGAGCCCTCGCCCCCGATACTGCTTGGCGACGTGGATGACGAGACGAAGATTGGAGCAGATCAGTCTTAGGCGTGCATCTTGATCGCCGTCGACCCGCCAACGCAGGCCAAGCTCTTCTTCCTCCGTGTCGGACAGCAACGCCCATTGGCCGATCCTACGCATGAACACGGCGAGCGGCTCGTCGCGGCGGCGTTCACGCCGGCGCTTCGGGAGACGGCTGAATACGTGGTCCAGCTTGTCTACGATGTCCAATGCCGACAGCTCGTCGCCCGTGGTCGGGTTGTATGCCGAGATCGCCGTGAGCATTCCGGCCAAACGGTCCAGCCCGTAAGCGTCCGCATCAACCAAGAGTCGGCACGTTGCGTTGGACGCTGCTGTCCCGTTTCGCCAACAGAAGTCCATTTCACTATCGCCCTGGTTCGAGAAGACCGCCAGGACGGAAGGCCACGCTCGCGCCAAACAGTCGAGCACCGGTTCCTCTAACCCGTGTTGAAGGTCGGAGATGGGCAACCGCACATGGCAGACGAAAACTTGGTCGCGCCGCGCCAGAATGCAGCAGTCCGCGATGTTCGATCTGCGGTGTTCGGCCAGCACCGTGAACGGGACCGGTTGGTTCACGCGGTCGAAGCCGAGCAGCTCCCAGAACAGGCGCTTGAGGAACGGCTCGCCCCGCGTGGTCGTTAGCAATCGCACAATGTCATTGGCCAGCGCTGCCATCTTTCATTCCCACATCGGCTTTCAGGCCACGGCTCCGGTCACGTCGCCCTTCGCCAGCGCCCGACGACCGGCTTCCGTCAATTCCCAGACCCCTCGCGGCGAGTCGGCCTTGAGCAGACCGTCCTTGACCATCGCGTTGCGCGCCCACTGCGCCGCGTTGCGCCAGCGGGGCATGTCGGGACTCGACGCGAGCGGATCGTAGTCCACCTCCTTGAGGACCGGTTTCATCAGTTTCCCGACGCGGTCGATCACGTCGGCGACTTTTCCCGATCCGCTCAATTCGCTCAGCGCCCTCATAATCGGTTGCTGATACATCGCCTCGGGCGTCCGCTGGCCGCGCCGCAGCCGGCCCAGATCGCGGCGATTGGCCCTCGTTTCCTCGTCCTCCTGGCTCTCGGCGGCGGCGGCCAGTACTGCCCATTCCTGTCGAAGCGCCGCAACGCGGTCGCGGAAGGCCGTAATGGTCCCCGCCCTCTCCAGGGCTTCTTTGGCCCGGTCGTAGTCGCGCGCCTCGAACGCCCGCGCGCCGACGTTATTGACGAAGTCGATCTCCGCCTCCACCTCTTCCAGCAACATTTCGAAGGCCGAGGCAACGTTTGACGGGTTATTTTCGATCATGATTGCGACCCACCATGTTACGGAACGACGTCCATAGGCTCCCAAACCGTCAATCCGTTGATGTGTGCGAAGTCGCCATCCTTGGTCGCGATGTTCAAAATTGGCGCGGAATGCCGGTTCATGTTTCCGACGTGCAACGAGTCGCCCGTCATCAGGCCGTGGTTCTGACGCTCTACCTTCGACTCGACGAGCAACTTCCGCGTAATCGGCATGACTTGGACGCCCAGCGCCAAGACTTGCTCGAGCTGGGTCTGGCAGTCCGTCAGTT from the Planctomycetia bacterium genome contains:
- a CDS encoding helicase, whose protein sequence is MPMSHDIIDNRDQRLVDQINRILGTTEAARFAVGYFFVSGLTAIAGQLRNVKELRLLIGNTTNRQTLEQLAEGYHRLDLVADAAEAQAYPKRTDVRQMTTETSENLRTAVELMDQTDDGQALVRELVRMIEEKRLKVKVYTKGRLHAKAYIFDYGQVFDRGGRPTDRQENGIAIVGSSNLTLAGVTHNTELNVVVHGNANHEQLVNWFEALWGESQEFDEALMAEMRESWAVAAVRPYDIYMKTLYSLVKDRLEGGEDREILWDDEITARLADFQRVAVRQALQVIRDVGGVFISDVVGLGKSYIGAAILKHFERTEHARPLIICPAPLVDMWETYNEVYHLNARVLSMGLLREESNGSVNFLLEDIKYRDRDFVLIDESHNLRHPDTQRYKLVEGFLATGRRTCFLTATPRNKSAHDVYHQIKLFHQDDVTDLPVDPPNLREFFRLVERGEKKLPDLLAHVLIRRTRNHILRWYGFDSKTHEPVDPSQFKDYLDGKRRAYVLVAGRHQFFPRRELKTVEYSIEETYQGLYQELRGYLGKSRRSQLAVPLEGELSYARYGLWHYVIERKRDREPYASLHRAGANLRGLIRILLFKRFESSVYAFRETVRRLLRVHEVFLAATGEGFVPAGEDAQAILYESDHLEEAEILDALRGLPMRYDAGDFDLDRLSRDIEHDIALLRKILALVAPITPDKDAKLQTLLRHLGRTPLKDGKCLIFTQYADTARYVYENVNPGQKRHDIDVIFSGDKSKTRVVGRFAPKANPEYRFASGEAELMLVVATDVLAEGLNLQDCNTIVNYDLHWNPVRLIQRFGRIDRIGSEHDVIFGYNFLPETGIERTLRLREKLRNRIQEIHDSIGEDAAILDPAERLNEEAMYAIYEQKGGQLSLFEEEEEEFIDLNEAEELLRQLRSENPGEYERIGDLRDGIRSAMSSDAKGLFALCQAGRYQQLFLVDESGEVVSREIPRILAKLKCTPDASAAPLPMEYNAAVMRVLRRFAEEVRHRQSEREHTLSLTIAQRYILRELRTLFGGIRDEDTKAQINVLEASFRQPITTAINRELNILRRNGVMGESLLKNLARIYHQHNMREIADRRSVALQDHANPRIVCSEALV
- a CDS encoding RNA polymerase sigma factor RpoD/SigA; amino-acid sequence: MAALANDIVRLLTTTRGEPFLKRLFWELLGFDRVNQPVPFTVLAEHRRSNIADCCILARRDQVFVCHVRLPISDLQHGLEEPVLDCLARAWPSVLAVFSNQGDSEMDFCWRNGTAASNATCRLLVDADAYGLDRLAGMLTAISAYNPTTGDELSALDIVDKLDHVFSRLPKRRRERRRDEPLAVFMRRIGQWALLSDTEEEELGLRWRVDGDQDARLRLICSNLRLVIHVAKQYRGRGLDLDDLIQEGCIGLILAVDRFDPTKGARLSTYATYWIRQVLARAVLEQPLLITVPAYLFELHARWKQAERRLTRDPAAPPTPRRVDRELGLSRKQARHLRHARAAFRTGVHVREQTIGLSSVSTPHPDDHPSTRIEREDFERTLENALGTLRERDATIIRHRLGLADGGEAPTLEELGQQLGLTRERVRQIEVGAMAKIQRLLSNVRNGWDYAASSDKMASQ
- a CDS encoding sulfotransferase, giving the protein MLSHIILEAALMDGLDQRGGVLLVLEDDALFPPDFAEKGQRFIAALPRDWEQVYFGGQHRGMRVRPPKRINDEVIRPFMVNRTQAYAVRGSFILTLYRHLCDWPTHSRHPRHHVDHRMELLHSTGRHNVYAPTRWIIGQAGGKSDVCGRVAQDRFWNFHVAGRRRMKPSGTARKPPVWVIGLHRSGSSVTAGILHKLGVNMGNRLIGYENRGTGGFEARGLAKICERAYPFPATEPAVDPAVTKRQLRAWLDHRLREAAHRGTVAGGKYPHLCFLVDVLLELEPESRFIHIDRPLDESICSLTDRSTKARGWLRATPNQCEQLQRALNAAKRDALAKVSPDRVLTIRYHDLLADPASHVDGVMEFLSLAVRPEQRQAAIALVEPHRKTH